The Nodosilinea sp. PGN35 genomic interval CCGGGGGTGATTGGTAAGCTGGGCACCTGTTTTGGGCGGCACCAGGTGAGTTTGGAGTCGATCGTGCAGATTGGGCAGCACGAGACGCGGGCGGAGATTGTGATCGTCAGCCATGAGGTGACGGAGGCGAATTTTCAGCGGGCGCTGGATGAGCTGCGGGAGTACCCTGAGATCCACAGCGTGGCCAGCGTGCTGCGGGTGCTGTAGGGTGCGATCGCGGCTTAAACCCACCCAGGCGTTGTCCAAGATTTAAGGGCCGCAATGCACCGCTCACGGTATCGGGTATCTTGCTTGGGTTTGGCGGCGCACAATGAGGGTCATAAGCCAGATCTGCTGCTGGGGCCATTTCGCAGGCCCCAGACCCCCGTCGAGCAGGACGTTCCGTCGTCCTGCACCTCACGGAAAGGATGGATTGATCATCGGTTTAAACGTCTGTTCTGCAAATTGGCTGGTTGGTGGCTTTGATGAAACGCCTAGCTGATCGTAGGGTGGGCATTGCCCACCTTCCAAGTGTGTGGTGGCGATCGCCCTGAATTGGGGCCAATCCAAAATCGCTAATCCAAAATCCAAAACCGATCTCGGGTTGGTTACACTTTAGCTTTTGCAGTTAGGGCATCTATGGCCAGTATTCAATCGGCGCGGCACCCTTTGCAGCGGCTGCTGCGCTACGGGCGCAACTATCGACCGCAGATCTGGGGAGCGGTGGTCAACTCCATTCTCAATACCATCTTTGACCTGGCCCCGCCCTACCTAATCGGCATCGCCATCGACGTGGTGACCAACACCGAAAACTCGCTGATCGCGCGGGTGGGGATCACCAGCATTGCGGGGCAGCTGGGGGTGCTGTCGGCGCTGACGTTTTTGATCTGGAGTCTGGAGTCGCTGAGCGAGTACATCTACGCGCGGCTGTGGCGCAACCTGGCCCAAAACCTGCAGCACGACCTGCGCGTTGACACCTACAGCCACCTGCAAAGCCAAGATCTCAGCTATTTTGAAGACCGCAGCACAGGCAGTCTACTGTCAATTCTCAACGACGACATCAACCAGCTGGAGCGGTTTTTAAATACCGGGGCGCACAACCTGCTGCGGTTTTTTACCACGGTGCTCTGGGTGGGGGCGACGTTCGTAATTTTGGCCCCGGAGGTATCGTGGATGGCGATGCTGCCGATTCCCTTTGTGCTGGGCGGGTCGATCGCCTTTCAGCGGCGGCTGGCCCCGCGCTACACGGAGGTGCGCGACAAGGCGGGGCTGATCAGCGGGCGGTTGGCCAACAACCTGTCGGGCATTGCCACGATCAAGAGCTTCACGGCGGAGGGCTACGAGCGCGATCGCGTCGCCGCCGACAGCGATGCCTATCGCCAGAGCAACCGCCGGGCGATCGCCCTCAGCGCCGCCTTTGTGCCGCTGATTCGGATTGTGATTTTGGTGGGCTTTACGGCGATGCTGTTTTTGGGCGGTCTGGCGGTGGCCAATGGCACCCTGTCGGCGGGCACCTACGGTTTTTTGGTGTTCATTGTGCAGCGGCTGCTGTGGCCCTTCACCCAGCTGAGCGAAATCATGGATGAGTACCAGCGGGCGATGGCCTCGGTGCGGCGGGTCATGGGCCTGCTGGATGAACCCATTGAGCTGGTGCCGGGGCGCAACCCGCTGCCGGTGGCGCAGGTGAAAGGCGACGTGCGCTACGAGAATGTCAGCTTTGCCTACAACCACCGCGAGCCGGTACTCAAAAACCTCTCGCTGCACATTCCCGCCGGGCAGAGCATTGGGGTGGTGGGGGCGACGGGCTCGGGTAAGAGCACCCTGGTGAAGCTGCTGCTGCGCTTTTATCAGCCCCAGCAGGGCCGCATCCTGATCGATGGGCAGGAAATTCAGAATCTGCTGCCCCAGGATTTGCGCCGCTGCATCGGTCTGGTCAGCCAGGATGTGTTTTTGTTCTCGGGCACGGTGGCCGAAAACATTGCCTACGGCAGCTTTGACGCCAGCTTCGACGATATTCTCCACGCCGCCAAGCTGGCGGAGGCCCACGAGTTTATCGCCCAGCTGCCCCAGGGCTACGACACGATTGTGGGCGAGCGGGGCCAGAAACTCTCGGGCGGACAGCGGCAGCGCCTGGCGATCGCCCGCGCCATTCTCAAAGACCCGCCCATTCTGGTGCTGGACGAGGCCACCTCGGCGGTGGACAACGAGACCGAGGCGGCAATCCAGCGATCGCTGGCGGTGATTACCCAGGGGCGGACGACGCTGGCGATCGCCCACCGCCTCTCCACCATTCGCCACTGCCACTGCATCTACGTCATGGCCTACGGCGAAATCGTCGAGCAGGGTCGCCACGAGGAACTGCTGGAGCTAAACGGCATCTACGCCAGCCTGTGGCGGGTGCAGTCGGGCCTGCGCTAACCAGGAGCAATGGCTGCCGCTCGCCCTTGGCCCACCTTTAGCAAGTCGCTCAGGTTACGGTTGTCAATTCCTGATCTAGCCATAGCCAGTCTGGTTAGGACAATTTCCCTAGGAACGTTCACACGTTTGAATGTTCCTAGGGTTGCTGAACGTCCTAACCCAATTGACGATGGCTATACAGCTCTTGCAGAACACCAGGTTCCCTGGGAATCTCCCCCACCTCGTGTATGTTTTATGGGCTTCACTGACTTTGCCGGGGTCTAGCCCTGCCACAGCGAGTCTTCAGTGGCGGGGTCAAACAGGTGGGCTTTTTCGGGGGCGATCGCCAGCCACACCTCGTCGCCAATGCGCACCGCCTCGTCGGGGGGAACTTTGGCCAGCAGCGTCAGCGATTCGGTCTGCACCGTCAGGTAGGTTTCGCTGCCCAGGGCCTCTAGGTGGGTAATGTGGCCGCGAATGTTTTTGGGGGCGGGCAGAGCCAAACTCAGGTGCTCGGGGCGAATGCCCAGCACCACGTCGCGACCGTCGTAGGGCAGCAGGCGCTCGTCCCAGGTGCTCGGCAGCGACAGGCGAAACTCCGGGTGAACGAGCAAAAACGGAGCCTGCACCCGCACCGGCACAAAATTCATCGGCGGCGAGCCAATGAACCCGGCTACAAAGCGGTTGGCAGGGCGGTTGTAGAGGTCGAGGGGGGTGGCCACCTGCTGAATCTGGCCCTGGTGCATCACCGCAATCCGGTGGCCCATGGTCATGGCCTCCACCTGGTCGTGGGTGACGTAGATGGTGGTAATGCCCAGCTGCCGCTGGAGGTTGACGATCTGGGCGCGGGTTTCCATCCGCAGTTTGGCGTCCAAATTGCTGAGCGGCTCATCCATTAAAAACACCTGGGGGTTGCGGGCCATGGCCCGACCCAGGGCCACCCGCTGCTTCTGCCCGCCGGAGAGCTGGCGGGGGTAGCGGCCCAGCAGCCCATCGATTTGCAGCATTTTGGCCACGGCGCGGATGCGATCGTCGATCAGCTGCTCGGCGTCGGACACGTAGCGCAGGCTGGGGGGCAGCCTGCGGGTCACCGAGACCAGGGGCTTTTCCCACCAGCGGCCCTCGGTCAGCAGGCGCTCCAGCTCCTGGTTGGCGGGCGAATCGCTGAGGGGCAGGGGCTTTTCCCCCAGCTCCGGCAGAGACTGGCTCAGGTCGGCCCCCATGCGGCGCAGGCCAAAGGCCAGGTTGTCGTAGACGCTGAGGTGGGGGTAGAGGGCGTAGCTCTGAAACACCATGGCGGTGTCGCGCAGCTTGGGGGGCAGGTCGTTGACCTTGCGATCGCCCACCCAGATACTCCCCCCGGTGATCTCCTCCAGGCCCGAGATCAGCCGCAGCAGGGTGCTCTTGCCGCAGCCCGAGGGGCCGACCAGCACCATAAACTCGCCGTCCTCCACGGTGAGGTTGATGCGCTTGAGCACCGCCCCATTGTCGTGGTCGGCTGCTAAAGCCGTCTCGGCCTCATGGGCTGGGCGAGACTTGGGGAAGGTTTTGTAGACGTTTTCAATTGCGACTTGGGCCACGGCAGGTTGGGCGATGAAACAAGGGATCTGTGGACAGACTAGAGGAAAGGATTGATAATTGTGAGCTGGTCGAAAACCCTGAGATGGTCTTGCATATCCTCCGAGTAAAGGATAGCTACATTGGCCGTTAACGCGGCAGCAACAATCAGCCCATCCCAAAAAGACAGACTGTAGCGGTTACGGGTCTCAGATGCAAGAGTCAGCAGGGTTTGATCAGAGGTAATTACCCGACAGCCACTGTAAAAGTCTTGGATCAAGGTTTGAACTTGAAATTCATCAAATCGTGCTTTTTTAACGAGATTGACGCAAACCTCGTTAATCACCTGAGTATTGACGACAACCCCTGGAGCATTAATTAGGTGATTAGAAACCTGGGCCTTGTGAAGATCGTCTGAGGTAGGCTGACGTTTTTTCAGCAGAGCATACAGCCAAATATTTGAGTCTAGGAAGTAAGCTTTAGAGGTTTCGGTCATGCGCTTCCTCGCGACTGAGGGGCACAAAGTCATCAACGGTGATCGGATTTTCGAGCAGTTTAGCAATCAAGCCGATCTTTGCCGTGTTGGGCCGGGCCGAAATTGTCACTTCGACCTGGTCGGTATCGCTCAAAGCCTGTTTATATTCTGCAGGAATCTCGATCGCACCATCTTTAATCGACGCTTTGAACGTGATGATGGACATAGATATCTCCGGTTTAAATAGCTAAAGTTCCGTCGGGTCAATGCCCAATGCTCGCAGTTTGGCAAAGGCTTTGTCCCGTTCCTGCTGAACCCTGTCCCGTTCTGCCAAAACCGCCTCTGGGTCTTGAAACGGTTCTCCATTGGGATAGAAAACCGCCAGTCCATCGTCGAACATCTCGAAGCGAATGCCCAGCGTGGACGAGATCCACGGAAAATTTAGCGCGGTAACGGGCGAGAAATCGTGGTCTTGATCGGGGCGCACTAGCCCCCAAAAATCGTAGGATTCGGGATCGTAGAAAAACATTTCCAACACCCCATACCTGCGATAAAACAGCTGCTTATTCAGCATTTCTCGAGCTGTATTGCTGGGCGACAAGATTTCAAACACCACCTGGGGGGCAATATTGTCTTCTTCCCACTGTTTGTAGCTGCCCCGCTCGCCCTCCGGTCGCCCCAAAACCACCATGACGTCAGGGGCTTGGGCTGGGACGGTCGGCTCTACCACCTGTTGCGGATACCAGAGTAGATCCCCAGCCACAAAAACGGTCTGCCCCTTGAACAAGTGCCTGAGATTGGCTACTAGGCGAACAATCCAGCCGTACTGCACCGTATTGTCGGCCATCGGTTTACCGTCGGAGTCGGGGTATAACAGGTGCGCTTGAGTGGGTGTTTGTACCATGACGGATTCCCCGCGATCGCCGATTGGAGTAGCCCTATTGTATTAGCTCCCAGGCGGTTACTCCTCTTCTGCAGGTGCCTTCCCTGGGCTACCCTCCTCCAGAGGTCGCGTTTGAATGACCTGAGTAATGGTTTCACCTTTGTTGGGTTTGACGATGCGATCGCTCTCCCCAGTTCTACCCTGGCGCGGCACCGAGGCCACCGGAATGACAGCCGTGCGATCGGCGCTGGTAAACAGCGTCACCGACTCCTTTGGCACAGCGGGCAGCATGGCCACCAGCCGATCGGTCTTGAGGCTGAACTGGAACGATTGAGTGCCAA includes:
- a CDS encoding ABC transporter ATP-binding protein, whose protein sequence is MASIQSARHPLQRLLRYGRNYRPQIWGAVVNSILNTIFDLAPPYLIGIAIDVVTNTENSLIARVGITSIAGQLGVLSALTFLIWSLESLSEYIYARLWRNLAQNLQHDLRVDTYSHLQSQDLSYFEDRSTGSLLSILNDDINQLERFLNTGAHNLLRFFTTVLWVGATFVILAPEVSWMAMLPIPFVLGGSIAFQRRLAPRYTEVRDKAGLISGRLANNLSGIATIKSFTAEGYERDRVAADSDAYRQSNRRAIALSAAFVPLIRIVILVGFTAMLFLGGLAVANGTLSAGTYGFLVFIVQRLLWPFTQLSEIMDEYQRAMASVRRVMGLLDEPIELVPGRNPLPVAQVKGDVRYENVSFAYNHREPVLKNLSLHIPAGQSIGVVGATGSGKSTLVKLLLRFYQPQQGRILIDGQEIQNLLPQDLRRCIGLVSQDVFLFSGTVAENIAYGSFDASFDDILHAAKLAEAHEFIAQLPQGYDTIVGERGQKLSGGQRQRLAIARAILKDPPILVLDEATSAVDNETEAAIQRSLAVITQGRTTLAIAHRLSTIRHCHCIYVMAYGEIVEQGRHEELLELNGIYASLWRVQSGLR
- a CDS encoding ABC transporter ATP-binding protein, giving the protein MAQVAIENVYKTFPKSRPAHEAETALAADHDNGAVLKRINLTVEDGEFMVLVGPSGCGKSTLLRLISGLEEITGGSIWVGDRKVNDLPPKLRDTAMVFQSYALYPHLSVYDNLAFGLRRMGADLSQSLPELGEKPLPLSDSPANQELERLLTEGRWWEKPLVSVTRRLPPSLRYVSDAEQLIDDRIRAVAKMLQIDGLLGRYPRQLSGGQKQRVALGRAMARNPQVFLMDEPLSNLDAKLRMETRAQIVNLQRQLGITTIYVTHDQVEAMTMGHRIAVMHQGQIQQVATPLDLYNRPANRFVAGFIGSPPMNFVPVRVQAPFLLVHPEFRLSLPSTWDERLLPYDGRDVVLGIRPEHLSLALPAPKNIRGHITHLEALGSETYLTVQTESLTLLAKVPPDEAVRIGDEVWLAIAPEKAHLFDPATEDSLWQG
- a CDS encoding PIN domain-containing protein — its product is MTETSKAYFLDSNIWLYALLKKRQPTSDDLHKAQVSNHLINAPGVVVNTQVINEVCVNLVKKARFDEFQVQTLIQDFYSGCRVITSDQTLLTLASETRNRYSLSFWDGLIVAAALTANVAILYSEDMQDHLRVFDQLTIINPFL
- a CDS encoding Uma2 family endonuclease translates to MVQTPTQAHLLYPDSDGKPMADNTVQYGWIVRLVANLRHLFKGQTVFVAGDLLWYPQQVVEPTVPAQAPDVMVVLGRPEGERGSYKQWEEDNIAPQVVFEILSPSNTAREMLNKQLFYRRYGVLEMFFYDPESYDFWGLVRPDQDHDFSPVTALNFPWISSTLGIRFEMFDDGLAVFYPNGEPFQDPEAVLAERDRVQQERDKAFAKLRALGIDPTEL